Proteins encoded within one genomic window of Brassica rapa cultivar Chiifu-401-42 chromosome A09, CAAS_Brap_v3.01, whole genome shotgun sequence:
- the LOC117127816 gene encoding uncharacterized protein LOC117127816 produces the protein MTGCLKLLPPEELEHLDILERKESSSPVKKLVYLTGTDSSSHVSETVCGFFNVNGGFRISDEDKICEVCYVTFWDDVTHATQEAEETVEAFAGVPEYPLYKRLALSLLKSIASGCFCGSFEKVSLGKEVTWLKAKEEEWSNMITQKGSELVNLVSFKFKSPYSPSKDGVKTVEARCFEAEYDRVQQRGSLVMINKCLLFEVMEMHKYSSFYELLKAESPEKVFPGTNTLEEGMQMFKKLCDVVDQEKKNNGVVAIHLSKSVSQPCVALSHILSVRSSFFHVSTSVVHMIHSLMLLPKTTGVRKARKLTFTDIECELLHVIIVSHYTVFAALFV, from the exons ATGACAG GTTGTTTGAAGCTTCTGCCTCCTGAAGAGCTTGAGCATCTTGATATCTTAGAGCGCAAAGAGTCAAGCTCCCCTGTTAAGAAACTTGTGTACCTAACCGGTACAGATTCAAGCTCTCAT GTGAGTGAGACAGTTTGTGGGTTTTTCAACGTGAATGGAGGGTTTAGGATTTCAGATGAGGATAAGATATGCGAA GTTTGCTACGTTACGTTTTGGGACGATGTTACACACGCAACGCAGGAAGCAGAGG AGACTGTAGAAGCATTTGCAGGTGTTCCTGAGTATCCTCTGTACAAGCGTCTAGCTTTAAGCCTATTGAAATCGATTGCTTCTGGTTGTTTCTGTGGGAGTTTTGAGAAGGTTTCGTTGGGGAAAGAGGTTACCTGGTTGAAGGCGAAAGAGGAGGAGTGGAGCAACATGATAACCCAAAAGGGTTCTGAGTTAGTCAAC CTTGTGAGCTTCAAGTTCAAGAGCCCTTATTCTCCCTCGAAAG ATGGTGTCAAAACAGTTGAGGCGAGGTGTTTTGAAGCGGAGTATGATAG AGTTCAACAGAGAGGCTCTCTGGTTATGATAAATAAATGTCTCCTGTTTGAAGTTATG GAAATGCACAAATATTCATCTTTCTACGAGCTGTTAAAAGCTGAGAGTCCAGAGAAAGTCTTCCCTGGAACCAATACACTTGAAGAAG GTATGCAAATGTTCAAGAAGTTGTGTGATGTTGTTGatcaagagaagaagaacaacgGTGTTGTTGCAATCCATCTTAGTAAATCAGTTTCTCAGCCTTGTGTAGCTTTGTCTCACATACTCTCTGTACGTTCTAGCTTTTTCCATGTCTCTACTTCTGTTGTTCATATGATTCATTCTCTTATGCTTCTTCCAAAAACTACAGGGGTTAGGAAAGCTAGAAAACTAACCTTTACAGATATTGAGTGTGAACTTCTTCATGTTATTATCGTGTCACACTATACTGTATTTGCAGCACTGTTTGTATAA